Genomic window (Bradyrhizobium sp. 186):
TGGTTCTGCGCGATCGCATCCGCCGAATCGATCGCGAGGAAGGTCGGCGTGCCAAAATCCTTGGCGGAAGCGGCGATCGCATCCGACGTGATCTTGCTGTTGACGGGACCGGCCGCGAGATAGGCGTCGACCTTCTGGGTGCGGATCGCCTCGGCGGCTTCATTCGCCGGGAATTGCACGATCTCGACCTTGGCGGGATCGACGCCATATTGCTGGAGGATCACCTTGAGGAGGTTGACGTTGGCCTGCGTGCGGCCGACCACGCCGACGCGATGGCCGGCGAGCTGCGCGACCTTGGTGATCTTGGCGCCCTTCTTCTTGCCCTTGCCGGGGACCGACCACAGCACCACGACGTTCTTGCGCAGGGTCGCAACGGCTTGCGCGTTCTTCGGCACATCGAGATCGCCGCGTACGATGGCGAGATCGGCCTTGCCCTCTGCGAGCAAACCGGCGCTGGCGGTGGCGCCGTCGGTCTGGATCGGACGCAGCCGCACATAGCTCTTGTTCTGCGCGAAGGCCTGGGTCAGTGCCTGCACGACCTTGACGTCATCGCTGTTGGCGGGGCCGACCGCGATCTTCAGCATCACAGGCCGCATCGCGAAATAATAGCCACCGACGAGCGCGCCGACGATCGCAAGCACGAGCGCAAGAGTCACGAGTGCCGTCTTCTGCGCCGCGTATCGCGGCGAAGGCGGAGAGGGCGCTTCGGCCAGGTCCAATTCCCCGGTCATCGTTCTCCCGAACAGGCTCTTGAGGCGCAGTTTCATCCTGGCCGGCGATTTACGCCCGCAATTGTAGCAAATTTCTTGTCCGGCGGGGTTACATCTCCGTCATGGTTAGCGGATGGCGGAAATCCCGTATGAACCGGGGACGCCAACCGGTGTTAGGGTAAAGTTCCCCTGAACGACGGAGACGGTCATGGCAGAACGGCTGACGGCGGACGCGCGCAAGCAGGCGCTGAGCGGAATACCGGGCTGGAGCGAAACCCAGGGCCGCGACGCCCTCGGGAAAACCTTTGTCTTCAAGGATTTCAGCGAGGCTTTCGGATTCATGACGCGCGCCGCGCTGGTCGCCGAAAAGATGGATCACCATCCCGAATGGCGCAACGTTTACAAAACCGTCGAGGTGGTGCTTTCGACCCATGACGCCGGCGGGGTCACCGCGCTCGACATCGAGCTGGCCAAGGCGATGAACGCCATCGCCAAGCTTACACCGGGCTGACATCTTGCAGGGATCGGCCCGATCCCCATCTTGTGATCAGCACTGGATGCGGCGATCGGCCGCGCCCGGCTGAACGGGAGTCTCCAAGCATGGCCGCCGAACACAGCGTCGGCTTCGAGCCGGCCGAGCGGCTCGCGGAAGATCGTGAGAGCGTGCGCCGCCGCTTCTGGCGCAAGCTGAAGCGTGTCGCCGTGCAGCTGCCGTTCGCGGAAGATCTGCTCGCGGCCTATTACTGCGCCTTCGACAAAGGGACGCCGCGCCATGTCCAGGCGTCGCTGCTCGGCGCTCTCGCCTATTTCATCCTGCCGTTCGACTTCGTTCCCGACGTGATGCCGATCCTCGGCTTCACCGATGACGCCGCCGTGCTCGCCACCGCCATTCGCATGGTCGCCAGCCACATCACGACCGAGCACCGCGAAGCCGCCCGCGCCAAGCTGAAGCGCGGACTGGATGAGGCGAAAGCCGAAGCCGCGCAGTAGCGTTCGCCACAAGCACGCTGTCATTCCCCGCGAAAGCGGGGAATCCAGTACGCCGCGGCCTTTCGGTTCAATCATTGCCGCCTCTGGATACTGGATCGCCCGCCTTCGCGGGCGATGACGGCTGAGTGTGTGGAGAGCAATCGCGCTCGCTACTTCTTCCCCGCCTGCGCCCGCACTTTCTCCGCATCCCACGCCTGGAATTGCTTGAACAGCGTTTCCTTGTCCGCGTCGGGCACGTTCGCGGCCGTGGAGCTCTGCTTCAGAAACGCCTCGAAGCGCTGCCGCGTGACCGGCTCGACGCCGTGCCGGTCGAGCCATTGCTGCGCCACCGGCAATCTATTCCAGCCCGTTAGGGGTGCCGCGAGCGAGACTTCCTTCCACTTGGGATGGAAAGGCGGGTTCTGCAGCGTCGGGAATTTCGTGAAGAACGCGTCCACGAACAGCGCAAGCTTGCGGTAGCGCTCGGTGTTGGGCCCCCAGTTATAGGCCGCGAGCACCGCCGGCACAGCGATGGTGTCCACGCTCTCGCCCTCCTTGATCAGGTTCGGATAGTCCTTGGCGGTCAGTGTCGCGGGCAGATAGTCGCTCTGCAGCGGCTTTGCATAATCCACGCCCGCGAGATGGAAGCGGCCGTCATTGCCGAAGCTCGAGACCGATTTGTACGGTTTGCCGCCGACCACGATGACGGCGTCGATCTCGCCGGCCTTCAACTTCTCCATCGCGATCCGCTGCTCGACATAGACGAATTTCGCCTTGATCCCGAGCCGCTCGAACACGGTGAGCGCGGTGACGAAGGTGCCGCCGTTCGGCAGGTCGACGCTCACCGTCTTGCCTTCGAGGTCCCTGAGGGTCGCGACCGATTTCGGCGCAATCACCTGCATCTCTTCGTTGTAGAGCTTCGTCACATAGGTGAACTGCCGTTTGATGTCCTTGGCGAAGCCCTTGCGTTCGAGATAGTCGAGCGTGTCGGCCCGCACGATGCCGAGATCGACGCCTTGCAGGAACAGGATGTCGGCGACGCTCTGCACCGAGCCGCGGCCGACCACCGGCAGCACGCGAATCTTGTTGCCGTCGTCGAGTACGGAGGCCAAGTCGGCGCCGAATTGCACATAGGTGCCGCCGATCGTGCCGGT
Coding sequences:
- a CDS encoding TAXI family TRAP transporter solute-binding subunit, producing the protein MKLRLKSLFGRTMTGELDLAEAPSPPSPRYAAQKTALVTLALVLAIVGALVGGYYFAMRPVMLKIAVGPANSDDVKVVQALTQAFAQNKSYVRLRPIQTDGATASAGLLAEGKADLAIVRGDLDVPKNAQAVATLRKNVVVLWSVPGKGKKKGAKITKVAQLAGHRVGVVGRTQANVNLLKVILQQYGVDPAKVEIVQFPANEAAEAIRTQKVDAYLAAGPVNSKITSDAIAASAKDFGTPTFLAIDSADAIAQNHPVYEASEIPAGTYGGSPDRPDDEVKTISFSHHIVARKGLSETTIAAFTRQLFAVRQQLVTEFPLAAKIETPDTDKDAVIPVHPGAAAFVDGEEKTFLDKYSDYIWWSLMALSAIGSIGAWFAGYLKKDERNTNSHLRERLFDMIAAARKSETAEELDQMQTEADEILRDTLRCYDHGAIEEGALTAFNIVLDQFHAAIADRKAVLFSMPQNLQRASAQFRAASNA
- a CDS encoding 4a-hydroxytetrahydrobiopterin dehydratase, with protein sequence MAERLTADARKQALSGIPGWSETQGRDALGKTFVFKDFSEAFGFMTRAALVAEKMDHHPEWRNVYKTVEVVLSTHDAGGVTALDIELAKAMNAIAKLTPG
- a CDS encoding YkvA family protein; this encodes MAAEHSVGFEPAERLAEDRESVRRRFWRKLKRVAVQLPFAEDLLAAYYCAFDKGTPRHVQASLLGALAYFILPFDFVPDVMPILGFTDDAAVLATAIRMVASHITTEHREAARAKLKRGLDEAKAEAAQ
- a CDS encoding TAXI family TRAP transporter solute-binding subunit → MRNALGMALAAIMTICAFAARAEQTEYDPAKVSDSLKAIFQFGSTSTKQALNANTVTLITGTIGGTYVQFGADLASVLDDGNKIRVLPVVGRGSVQSVADILFLQGVDLGIVRADTLDYLERKGFAKDIKRQFTYVTKLYNEEMQVIAPKSVATLRDLEGKTVSVDLPNGGTFVTALTVFERLGIKAKFVYVEQRIAMEKLKAGEIDAVIVVGGKPYKSVSSFGNDGRFHLAGVDYAKPLQSDYLPATLTAKDYPNLIKEGESVDTIAVPAVLAAYNWGPNTERYRKLALFVDAFFTKFPTLQNPPFHPKWKEVSLAAPLTGWNRLPVAQQWLDRHGVEPVTRQRFEAFLKQSSTAANVPDADKETLFKQFQAWDAEKVRAQAGKK